One Ferrimicrobium sp. genomic region harbors:
- a CDS encoding Mrp/NBP35 family ATP-binding protein, with product MAKDIQEQVLERLGSLIDDELGASFQELGLVGPVSSRLRRVSAQLYYVGGAPEIAERLQAEADAAVAELGSVSVELLPLDPSGQAQLRERLMTPMMLEARTTRTPVFSLPGSTARVIGVSSGKGGVGKSSVTANMAAELARRGRRVGILDADVYGFSIPKLLGLTSMPRVIDDLILPPKAFGVKVMSLGFFVEEDTPVIWRGPMLHKTIEQFLVDVLWGELDYLLVDMPPGTGDVALSLQQFLPRSEIFVVTTPQSAAVRVAQRSALAAKKLKLPVRGVIENMSAFVTPEGERYAIFGSGGGARLAGDLGVELLGEVPLTMALREGGDQGIPAVIGAASDLASESLRELVDRLESLGPVRRYRSDLKVQAK from the coding sequence ATGGCCAAGGATATCCAGGAACAAGTCCTAGAGCGTTTGGGATCGCTCATCGATGATGAGCTGGGGGCGAGTTTCCAAGAGCTCGGTCTCGTGGGGCCAGTGAGTTCGCGGCTCCGACGGGTCAGTGCACAACTTTACTATGTGGGTGGAGCTCCTGAAATCGCCGAACGGCTACAGGCGGAGGCCGACGCTGCGGTTGCCGAACTCGGTTCCGTCTCGGTGGAACTGCTACCGTTGGATCCTTCCGGCCAGGCACAGCTCCGTGAACGGCTCATGACGCCGATGATGCTTGAGGCACGAACTACTCGGACGCCCGTCTTTTCGTTGCCTGGTTCGACGGCGCGCGTCATCGGCGTTTCGTCGGGGAAGGGTGGCGTTGGGAAATCCTCAGTGACGGCGAATATGGCGGCTGAACTCGCACGAAGAGGGCGTCGCGTTGGCATCTTGGACGCTGATGTCTATGGTTTTTCGATTCCAAAGCTCCTTGGGCTCACCAGCATGCCTCGGGTGATCGATGATCTCATTTTGCCACCAAAGGCCTTTGGGGTGAAGGTGATGTCGTTGGGGTTCTTTGTCGAGGAGGATACGCCTGTCATCTGGCGCGGCCCGATGCTTCATAAGACGATTGAGCAGTTTCTTGTCGACGTACTCTGGGGGGAGCTTGATTACCTGTTGGTCGACATGCCGCCCGGGACCGGTGATGTCGCCCTCAGTCTCCAGCAGTTTCTTCCGAGGTCCGAGATCTTTGTGGTCACCACCCCGCAGTCGGCGGCGGTTCGTGTCGCGCAGCGGTCAGCGCTGGCTGCCAAAAAGCTCAAGCTGCCGGTACGCGGCGTCATCGAGAACATGTCGGCGTTTGTGACACCAGAGGGTGAGCGCTATGCGATCTTTGGTTCTGGCGGCGGTGCGCGACTTGCTGGAGACCTCGGGGTGGAGCTGCTCGGAGAGGTGCCTTTGACGATGGCACTTCGCGAGGGCGGGGATCAAGGGATTCCAGCGGTGATTGGGGCGGCTTCTGACCTTGCGAGCGAAAGTTTGCGCGAACTCGTTGATAGGCTAGAGAGTCTAGGTCCAGTGAGACGGTATCGAAGTGATCTCAAGGTCCAAGCGAAGTAG
- a CDS encoding DUF3107 domain-containing protein: protein MEIRIGLGDAMREIELEMDDGTDQAKVIEEFAKAQSGSESLWWLTDRKGKKVGVPVNKILFIEVGPNKEQRKVGFSA from the coding sequence GTGGAGATTCGTATTGGGCTCGGTGATGCCATGCGTGAGATTGAATTAGAGATGGACGATGGAACCGACCAGGCCAAGGTGATCGAGGAGTTCGCGAAGGCGCAATCGGGGAGCGAGTCACTCTGGTGGTTGACGGACCGTAAAGGTAAGAAGGTCGGGGTACCGGTCAACAAGATCCTCTTTATCGAAGTTGGTCCAAACAAGGAACAGCGCAAGGTTGGCTTTAGCGCCTAG
- a CDS encoding ArsA family ATPase produces MIEELLHKRLIFVTGKGGVGKSTIAAALGSLGARRGLRVLIVEVDGKGDVGSMLGLTETSFTPQRAAENLWVMEMDTEAALAEYLRIYVKVPFISKFPGLGKIFDFVSTAAPGVREILVIGKLCYEVRQDTYDLIVVDPPASGHVISQLGVAGDVGQLIQLGLVKNQTEWMLEILADSERSVALLVATPEETPIEEALDLAGRLRAETPVHLEGAVVNRRFVGPMAGVETEVVEEIRTFGDSIAGLNEVLAASDLFARISDRHDRNLRGFVDQLGPSLRVATVGEYFGTLEARDLVDEVAEVLEVELW; encoded by the coding sequence ATGATTGAGGAGTTGCTTCATAAGAGATTGATCTTCGTGACCGGCAAGGGTGGTGTTGGTAAGAGCACCATCGCGGCCGCGCTTGGGTCCTTAGGCGCACGCCGAGGCCTGAGGGTGTTGATCGTTGAGGTGGATGGCAAGGGCGACGTTGGATCGATGTTGGGCCTGACCGAGACCTCGTTCACGCCACAGCGCGCCGCAGAGAATCTTTGGGTCATGGAGATGGATACCGAAGCAGCCCTGGCAGAGTATCTACGTATCTACGTCAAGGTGCCCTTCATCTCAAAGTTTCCTGGACTCGGCAAGATCTTTGACTTCGTCTCCACGGCGGCTCCTGGGGTGCGCGAGATTCTGGTGATTGGGAAACTCTGCTACGAGGTGCGACAGGATACCTACGATCTGATCGTCGTCGATCCTCCTGCCAGCGGACACGTTATCTCACAGCTCGGAGTGGCCGGTGACGTTGGTCAGCTGATCCAGCTTGGACTCGTGAAGAATCAGACCGAGTGGATGCTGGAGATTTTGGCTGACTCAGAACGGTCGGTGGCGCTGCTGGTGGCAACACCGGAGGAGACCCCGATCGAAGAGGCACTCGATCTCGCTGGACGGTTGCGAGCTGAGACGCCGGTGCATCTCGAAGGCGCCGTCGTCAATCGGCGATTTGTCGGTCCGATGGCTGGCGTTGAAACTGAGGTAGTCGAGGAGATCCGCACGTTTGGCGACTCGATCGCTGGCCTGAATGAGGTGCTCGCCGCCTCTGACCTTTTTGCGAGGATCAGCGATCGGCATGATCGTAACCTCCGAGGTTTTGTCGATCAATTGGGGCCCTCGTTACGGGTGGCAACCGTAGGGGAATACTTTGGCACCCTCGAGGCACGCGACCTTGTCGACGAAGTTGCAGAGGTGCTTGAGGTGGAGCTATGGTAA
- a CDS encoding ArsA-related P-loop ATPase: MVTRLLESLMTRERVFVVGSGGVGKTTLAASLAITAALEQELNVLVVTVDPAKRLAGTLGVAALANAPREVELPGLAPKGRLWAASVDMKSAWDDLVHQFSPDRATSERILASPIYHNLSAKFIGSYDYAAVQVLAALTADDRYDLVIVDTPPSRNALDFLDAPARLREFFSSPLLALLTLPRRTRLFSAATRPFYIVADMVLGSAFLTDLTDFFADFAKLGPGLVEQSRSFSELLTSPATGFIAIASPYGPSVDEAHRLLRALETRHLHALAFIVNRSLPGRLFTPEAEQARAWLEQEAPDVLATRFVGKPVVAGAILRATSELAFTHQQLTNARARELVDALQDVGIDLFEVPISELALDSPIALAELVRSTTVDESAGG; this comes from the coding sequence ATGGTAACAAGGCTTCTAGAGAGCTTGATGACCAGGGAGCGGGTTTTTGTCGTTGGGAGCGGCGGCGTTGGCAAGACGACGCTCGCGGCGTCGCTAGCGATCACCGCGGCGCTTGAGCAAGAGCTCAATGTCTTGGTCGTGACCGTCGACCCAGCGAAGCGGCTGGCGGGCACCCTCGGGGTGGCAGCCCTTGCCAATGCGCCTCGTGAGGTTGAACTCCCGGGACTCGCTCCCAAAGGAAGGTTGTGGGCGGCCTCAGTCGATATGAAAAGCGCTTGGGATGATCTTGTGCACCAGTTCTCCCCAGACCGCGCGACGTCAGAGAGGATCCTAGCGAGTCCCATCTATCACAACCTTTCGGCGAAGTTCATCGGCTCGTATGACTATGCCGCCGTGCAGGTCCTCGCGGCGCTCACGGCGGATGATCGCTATGATCTGGTCATCGTCGACACTCCTCCGTCGCGCAACGCCCTTGATTTCTTGGACGCACCGGCGCGACTCCGTGAGTTTTTCTCCTCTCCGTTGCTTGCGCTCTTGACCCTTCCGAGACGAACGCGCCTTTTTTCTGCTGCCACCCGTCCCTTCTATATCGTTGCCGACATGGTGCTTGGTTCGGCCTTCTTGACGGATCTGACGGATTTTTTCGCGGACTTTGCCAAACTCGGCCCTGGGTTGGTGGAACAGAGTAGGTCGTTTTCGGAGCTACTCACGTCGCCGGCAACCGGGTTTATTGCGATTGCATCTCCTTACGGCCCTTCTGTCGATGAGGCACATCGCCTCCTGCGGGCACTCGAAACGCGTCATTTGCATGCGCTTGCCTTCATCGTGAATCGCTCTCTGCCTGGACGGCTCTTTACCCCGGAAGCAGAGCAGGCGCGCGCGTGGCTCGAGCAGGAGGCACCTGATGTCCTGGCGACTCGTTTTGTGGGGAAACCGGTGGTGGCCGGCGCCATTCTGCGTGCGACCTCCGAATTGGCCTTCACGCACCAGCAACTCACTAATGCCCGCGCTCGTGAGCTTGTTGATGCCCTCCAAGATGTGGGTATCGATCTTTTTGAAGTTCCTATCTCTGAACTGGCGTTGGACTCGCCCATTGCGTTGGCGGAACTGGTCCGTTCGACGACGGTGGATGAGTCAGCGGGTGGTTGA
- a CDS encoding PHP domain-containing protein — protein sequence MIDYHLHLWSHGSKDKPVVLEQLAAYCEHAAAQGVSEIAVTEHFYRFSQARSILSGYFRRYPESPMRDLMEQYWEQNATADLDQYVAVALEAKAAGLPVVMGLEVDYYPEAMHRVQAMLLGYPFDVLLGSVHWIETWPFDHIDDPVVMAEWERVGVEPAWAAYTRALEELAATDTVDVLAHPDLVKVAGHRPEVPQEYFDRMAEAAAAAGVAAEVSSAGMRKPVREFYPAPELLRRFLELGVPLTTASDAHGLGDVADRAPEIKELLVAHGVTTLRRFEGRVGAEVAL from the coding sequence ATGATCGACTACCATCTCCACCTCTGGTCTCATGGCTCAAAAGACAAGCCGGTCGTACTCGAACAGCTGGCAGCGTACTGTGAACATGCGGCCGCGCAGGGGGTGTCGGAGATCGCGGTGACGGAGCATTTTTACCGCTTCTCGCAGGCGCGGTCGATTCTGTCTGGCTACTTCCGACGCTATCCAGAGAGCCCGATGCGTGATCTCATGGAGCAGTACTGGGAGCAAAACGCGACTGCCGATCTCGATCAATATGTTGCTGTTGCACTGGAGGCAAAGGCTGCGGGCCTCCCTGTCGTGATGGGTCTTGAGGTGGATTACTATCCCGAGGCGATGCACCGGGTACAAGCGATGCTGCTCGGATACCCCTTTGATGTCTTGCTTGGTTCCGTCCACTGGATTGAGACCTGGCCCTTTGATCATATCGATGACCCGGTGGTGATGGCGGAGTGGGAGCGCGTCGGTGTGGAGCCGGCTTGGGCGGCCTATACGCGAGCACTCGAGGAACTGGCGGCGACCGATACCGTGGATGTACTCGCACATCCTGATCTTGTGAAGGTGGCCGGTCATCGACCAGAGGTGCCCCAGGAGTACTTCGATCGCATGGCCGAGGCTGCGGCCGCGGCGGGCGTGGCCGCGGAGGTCTCCTCGGCGGGTATGCGCAAACCGGTGAGAGAGTTCTATCCCGCTCCCGAGCTTCTGCGGCGGTTTCTTGAGCTCGGGGTGCCGCTCACCACTGCATCAGATGCCCACGGTCTTGGTGATGTCGCTGATCGTGCGCCTGAGATAAAAGAGTTGCTGGTGGCGCATGGAGTGACTACGTTACGTCGTTTTGAGGGTCGAGTCGGCGCCGAGGTGGCGCTCTAG
- a CDS encoding sensor histidine kinase, translating to MLERDAASLIDSRRTYLGELLRFWGFLADLGFSDLSIALPIENQEGRRARYTIVSQVRPATSQTAHPGDLIGMQFDLTEGSPIYRCFHRSEIVHETRSDPRSGRHITSWFIPLLQDGEVFGVMIRDQLSERHRNPGELESTYLNLFDQFMAMLINGRFPYPPSEVEEAPRVGDGVCVLDAHERIRFLSPNALSALHRLGCPSVRVGMNLEELGLRIQALQRADILGAPVFEEVEKSRGVTVTFYCLPLYRGDVGNGYVLLLRDVTDLRQRDRLLASKDATIREVHHRVKNNLQTISSLLSLQARRLTNNEAKTALGEAERRIRSIAVVHEFLSRDISEEVEIDEVIEALIRLARESKLPGRELDVVLEGSAERIDAQRVTPLAIVLAELIQNSLEHGYGDDRKALSVRVILERHPKDLWVEISDDGVGFPEDLVGASAKSLGLAIVRDLVTTQLDGTITFDHSRRGGALVRLRIPVLTNSRS from the coding sequence ATGCTCGAGAGGGATGCGGCTTCGCTGATCGACTCGCGGCGTACCTATCTTGGCGAGCTCTTGCGCTTTTGGGGATTTCTTGCTGATCTTGGTTTCAGCGATCTGAGCATCGCACTTCCCATCGAGAACCAAGAGGGTCGGCGCGCGCGCTACACCATCGTCTCTCAGGTGCGTCCTGCCACCTCGCAGACGGCCCATCCTGGGGATCTGATCGGGATGCAGTTTGACCTTACCGAAGGATCTCCAATCTATCGCTGCTTTCATCGAAGCGAGATCGTTCATGAGACGCGCTCCGATCCGCGAAGTGGACGTCACATCACCTCGTGGTTCATCCCCTTACTTCAAGATGGCGAGGTCTTCGGTGTGATGATCCGCGACCAACTCAGTGAGCGACATCGCAATCCAGGAGAGCTGGAATCGACCTACCTGAACCTGTTCGATCAGTTCATGGCGATGTTGATCAATGGTCGATTCCCTTACCCACCGAGCGAGGTTGAGGAGGCCCCCCGGGTTGGTGATGGGGTGTGCGTGCTCGATGCGCATGAACGGATCCGGTTCCTCTCACCGAACGCGCTGAGCGCGCTGCACCGACTCGGGTGTCCAAGTGTGCGGGTAGGAATGAATCTCGAGGAACTAGGACTCCGTATTCAGGCGCTGCAGCGCGCCGACATACTTGGAGCACCAGTCTTTGAGGAGGTCGAAAAGTCTCGCGGGGTGACGGTCACCTTCTACTGTCTCCCGCTGTATCGCGGTGACGTCGGAAATGGGTATGTACTGCTATTGCGCGATGTGACCGACCTCCGTCAACGTGATCGCCTTTTGGCTTCGAAGGATGCGACGATTCGCGAAGTACATCACCGCGTGAAGAATAACCTGCAGACCATCTCGAGCCTCCTCAGTCTTCAAGCTCGGCGCCTCACCAATAACGAGGCCAAAACGGCGCTTGGCGAGGCGGAACGCCGCATCCGGTCCATTGCTGTGGTGCATGAGTTTCTTTCGCGGGACATCTCCGAAGAGGTGGAGATCGATGAGGTGATTGAGGCGCTGATTCGGCTCGCGCGTGAGTCGAAGTTGCCAGGGCGAGAACTCGATGTTGTCCTGGAGGGTTCGGCCGAACGGATCGATGCCCAGCGGGTAACGCCGTTGGCGATCGTGCTCGCGGAGTTGATTCAGAACTCGCTTGAGCATGGCTATGGCGATGATCGAAAGGCACTCAGCGTTCGAGTAATCCTCGAACGGCACCCAAAGGATCTGTGGGTGGAGATCAGTGATGATGGCGTCGGTTTCCCGGAGGATCTCGTTGGGGCGAGCGCAAAGTCGCTCGGGCTTGCCATCGTTCGCGACCTTGTCACCACCCAGCTTGATGGTACGATCACCTTCGATCATTCACGACGGGGTGGTGCGCTCGTTCGTCTTCGTATACCGGTGTTGACAAACTCCCGTTCCTGA
- a CDS encoding electron transfer flavoprotein subunit beta/FixA family protein, which produces MRLTRAAKAILDDSDAYGVEIALRLAEAAGGAEVILVSMAPNQEVQGVRTGLAMGATSAVVISDPALAGADALTTAKVLASAAQRVGADLVIAATESTDGYTGTVPAQIAALLDWPALTFAKQIELRGAAVSIQRQTEDGYDVVEADLPAVVSVTAGVVEPRYPSFKGIMSAKSKPVEQLTLADLGLSVEIREQVVAVEDAEARAAGQIVEDDGSAETEIINYLAQIKVL; this is translated from the coding sequence ATGCGCCTGACTCGGGCTGCCAAGGCAATTTTGGACGATTCTGACGCCTATGGCGTTGAGATTGCGTTACGACTCGCGGAGGCGGCTGGAGGTGCGGAGGTGATCCTGGTCTCAATGGCACCCAATCAGGAGGTCCAGGGGGTCAGGACCGGGCTCGCCATGGGAGCGACGAGTGCCGTTGTGATCAGCGACCCAGCACTTGCGGGTGCGGATGCGTTGACGACGGCGAAGGTGCTCGCTTCGGCGGCACAGCGCGTCGGTGCCGATCTGGTGATCGCGGCAACTGAGTCGACGGATGGGTATACGGGTACCGTTCCCGCTCAGATCGCTGCTCTCCTCGATTGGCCAGCATTGACCTTTGCCAAGCAGATCGAGCTGCGCGGGGCAGCGGTATCGATCCAGCGCCAGACCGAAGATGGCTACGACGTGGTGGAGGCGGATCTTCCTGCAGTGGTGAGTGTGACGGCAGGGGTTGTCGAGCCTCGGTACCCATCGTTTAAGGGAATTATGAGTGCGAAATCAAAGCCCGTTGAACAGCTCACACTCGCCGATTTAGGCCTCTCGGTGGAGATCCGCGAACAGGTAGTGGCCGTCGAGGACGCAGAGGCTCGCGCTGCTGGCCAAATTGTCGAAGACGACGGATCCGCTGAGACCGAGATTATCAATTACCTTGCTCAGATCAAAGTACTCTAA
- a CDS encoding electron transfer flavoprotein subunit alpha/FixB family protein, whose translation MLTNCVILAEPQGGAVAPVALELATLARSLSEQVTAVIYDVDAQEAAKTLGSYGVTAIISLGSTDSHLPGVPVADAMREVVSTVGAQAVLVAQSYTGRDVLARLSVLLDAPVLTNAVMVREVDGAVVADNLVFGGEKVVSSKITAPVQLLAIRPKSIASEAAAVPANPAVTDASVSSNTKANRAVIVSSHVEERQGPKLDEAEIVVSGGRGLGSAENYRYVEELAGLLHGATGASRAIVDAGWVPYAYQVGQTGKTVKPNLYLAIGISGATQHMVGMKGAKNIIAINKDKDAPILQIADLGVVGDAQKLLPRLIEAIRQRVGA comes from the coding sequence ATGTTAACAAACTGCGTGATTCTCGCTGAGCCCCAAGGAGGGGCAGTAGCGCCGGTTGCTCTTGAGCTCGCCACCTTGGCCCGGAGCCTGTCTGAGCAGGTGACGGCGGTCATCTATGACGTCGACGCTCAGGAGGCTGCGAAGACGCTTGGATCCTACGGGGTCACCGCGATCATCTCACTCGGATCCACCGATTCGCATCTGCCTGGCGTCCCTGTCGCTGATGCGATGCGTGAGGTGGTCAGCACCGTGGGCGCCCAGGCGGTTTTGGTCGCCCAATCGTACACAGGACGAGACGTCCTCGCCAGGCTTTCGGTCCTGCTCGACGCTCCGGTGCTCACCAACGCGGTGATGGTCCGGGAGGTCGATGGTGCTGTCGTCGCGGATAACCTGGTCTTTGGTGGCGAAAAGGTGGTATCTTCGAAGATCACTGCCCCGGTTCAGTTGCTAGCGATTCGCCCCAAGAGTATCGCCAGCGAGGCGGCTGCGGTGCCCGCTAATCCAGCCGTCACCGACGCATCGGTTAGCTCGAACACCAAGGCAAACCGGGCCGTGATCGTGTCGAGCCATGTGGAGGAGCGACAGGGACCGAAGCTAGACGAAGCCGAGATAGTGGTCTCCGGCGGCAGGGGGCTTGGAAGCGCGGAGAACTACCGCTATGTGGAGGAGCTGGCGGGATTGTTGCACGGAGCGACTGGAGCCTCTCGCGCGATCGTCGACGCGGGCTGGGTTCCGTATGCCTATCAGGTAGGGCAGACCGGCAAGACGGTGAAGCCTAACCTCTATCTTGCCATCGGTATCTCAGGCGCGACCCAGCATATGGTCGGCATGAAGGGGGCAAAAAACATCATCGCTATCAACAAGGATAAGGACGCTCCTATCCTCCAGATCGCCGATCTTGGCGTGGTCGGTGATGCGCAGAAGTTGTTGCCGCGATTGATCGAGGCGATTCGCCAAAGGGTCGGCGCCTAA
- a CDS encoding YbjQ family protein, with the protein MIVSTTCELPGYRIDRVVGPVFGLTVRSRNAFSQAGAGLKAMFGGELKGMTKNLENSRAQVIERMQERATELGANAVVAFRFDTSEMGGDWTEICAYGTAVVATPVG; encoded by the coding sequence ATGATCGTATCGACCACGTGCGAGCTGCCCGGTTATCGTATCGATCGGGTGGTTGGGCCAGTTTTTGGCCTGACCGTCCGATCGAGGAATGCCTTTTCCCAGGCTGGCGCGGGACTCAAGGCAATGTTTGGTGGTGAACTCAAAGGCATGACAAAGAACCTTGAGAACTCACGAGCGCAGGTTATTGAGCGAATGCAGGAGAGAGCTACCGAACTGGGAGCGAATGCCGTGGTTGCCTTCCGATTTGACACCTCGGAGATGGGTGGTGATTGGACGGAGATCTGCGCCTACGGGACCGCCGTCGTCGCAACGCCGGTAGGGTAA
- a CDS encoding SCO1664 family protein, with product MPENQRPSSSEPLATEAELTTGEVTILGRIEASSNGALLVELESGHLGVYKPASLERPLWDFTAGLFRRERASYVLARQLGLDFIPPIVIRDDLPLGRGSLQSFIDANFDLHYFELYGEPDLRDRFIEIAAFDLVANNADRKAGHLLLDQGRHLWGIDNALCFHAEPKLRTVIWEFGGAPITQELLDAMTHAADNLNSEFTQLLSQRERRTLVHRLRVVASMRELIDLDVDERPYPWPLI from the coding sequence ATGCCCGAGAACCAACGGCCATCGAGCTCCGAGCCTCTAGCAACCGAAGCGGAACTCACAACCGGCGAGGTAACCATCCTCGGAAGAATCGAGGCGAGTTCGAATGGAGCGCTCCTCGTCGAACTCGAGAGCGGCCACCTTGGGGTCTACAAACCTGCATCCCTAGAGCGACCGCTGTGGGACTTCACCGCTGGGCTTTTTCGACGAGAACGAGCAAGTTATGTGCTCGCTCGCCAGCTCGGGCTCGATTTCATTCCACCGATTGTCATCCGCGATGATCTCCCACTCGGGAGAGGATCGCTCCAGAGTTTCATCGATGCCAATTTTGACCTGCACTACTTTGAGCTCTACGGCGAGCCTGACCTACGTGACCGGTTCATCGAGATCGCCGCCTTTGACCTCGTCGCCAACAACGCTGATCGCAAGGCTGGCCATCTTCTACTTGATCAAGGTCGACACCTCTGGGGCATCGACAACGCCCTCTGCTTCCATGCTGAGCCCAAGCTGCGGACCGTGATTTGGGAGTTTGGTGGCGCTCCAATCACCCAGGAACTGCTCGATGCCATGACCCATGCAGCAGACAACCTGAACTCCGAGTTCACCCAGCTCCTCAGCCAGCGCGAGCGAAGAACGCTGGTTCATCGGCTACGCGTCGTGGCATCGATGCGCGAACTCATCGATCTCGACGTCGACGAACGCCCCTACCCATGGCCACTGATCTGA
- a CDS encoding DUF3090 family protein gives MSELIDFGSVTHFTVGTQGEPGHRVFLLQVGSGLFLLTVKVEKTQVLALVQGLTTALEELSRPHELSGDQSLLGDLTPAWAVGSIEIEVDATTELIEIELQELAAEGAESASARFIITREQAAQFAITATRLVEQGRPPCPLCGYPLDPQGHACPRTNGHRAPSL, from the coding sequence TTGAGCGAATTGATCGATTTTGGTTCAGTGACCCACTTCACTGTCGGAACCCAAGGTGAGCCCGGCCATCGCGTCTTCCTCCTACAGGTCGGCTCAGGCCTCTTCCTGCTGACGGTCAAGGTCGAGAAGACGCAGGTGCTCGCGCTTGTTCAAGGGCTCACCACCGCGCTTGAGGAGCTCTCGCGTCCCCACGAACTCAGTGGTGACCAGTCACTCCTGGGCGACCTGACCCCAGCGTGGGCCGTCGGTTCCATCGAGATCGAGGTCGATGCGACCACCGAGCTGATCGAGATCGAGCTGCAAGAGCTCGCCGCCGAAGGCGCCGAGTCCGCGTCGGCACGTTTCATCATCACCCGAGAACAAGCGGCACAGTTCGCGATCACCGCCACCAGGCTGGTGGAGCAGGGACGCCCACCATGTCCACTGTGCGGTTACCCACTCGATCCACAAGGACACGCATGCCCGAGAACCAACGGCCATCGAGCTCCGAGCCTCTAG
- a CDS encoding histidine phosphatase family protein: MATTPTRLILVRHGTTPTTGKILPGRAEGLHLSTRGLQQATAVGEQLGPRYGTVDVVLASPLERARETAEPLIRRLDQPLVVEERLIECDFGEWTGATLTKLYRKPAWRDLMAQAGNFRFPGGESIREVLDRMLDLVNEIRHQHSGETVVGFTHADPIKILATEALGIHLDQMHRISVATASMTVFVIGESGINLDSLNTGVMIGGAPV; encoded by the coding sequence CTGGCTACCACCCCCACTCGACTCATTCTGGTCCGCCACGGCACCACCCCGACCACCGGCAAAATCCTCCCCGGCAGGGCCGAGGGTCTCCACCTGTCCACGCGCGGGCTCCAACAGGCAACGGCGGTCGGCGAACAACTCGGCCCAAGGTACGGAACGGTTGATGTCGTTCTCGCATCACCACTCGAACGAGCTCGCGAGACGGCAGAACCACTGATCAGACGCCTCGACCAACCACTCGTCGTCGAGGAACGGCTGATCGAATGCGACTTCGGCGAGTGGACGGGAGCGACGCTGACCAAGCTCTACCGCAAACCCGCCTGGCGTGACCTCATGGCCCAAGCCGGGAACTTTCGCTTCCCCGGCGGCGAATCCATCCGGGAGGTCCTCGACCGCATGCTCGATCTCGTGAACGAGATCCGCCACCAACACAGCGGAGAGACCGTGGTTGGATTCACCCATGCGGATCCCATCAAGATTTTGGCCACAGAGGCCTTGGGCATCCATCTCGACCAGATGCATCGCATCTCCGTCGCTACCGCATCAATGACGGTCTTTGTTATCGGTGAATCGGGCATAAACTTGGACTCTCTCAACACCGGAGTGATGATTGGAGGAGCACCAGTTTGA